GCTTTCAAGGTGGCTTTGATATAGTGGATCAAGATGATGATCCAATGGAAACTGTCAAAACACAAGGTATGCCAACGCTACATGGCACCCACGTAGCAGGGATCATTTCAGCGAACGGAAAATTAAAAGGAGTGGCTCCTGAAGCAGATATTTATGCCTACCGGGCATTAGGGCCATCAGGGATGGGGACTACCGAGCAAGTGATCGAGGCGATTGAAAAGGCGGTTGTTGATGGGGCGGAAGTCATTAATCTCTCCCTTGGTAATACTGTTAACGGTCCAGATTGGCCGACAAGTAAAGCGTTAGATAAAGCAGTAGATAAAGGAGTAGTAGCGGTAACCTCAAACGGTAATAGTGGCCCGAGTCTTTGGACGGTAGGGTCACCAGGAACATCTGCAAAAGCAATATCAGTTGGTGCTTCCACCCCACCTCTATCAATTCCATATCTCATTACGGACACCAATCGTCATCATGAAACGCCTGTCCAGCAAATGCAAAAAGCATCATTGTGGGATATGAAACGGGCCTACCCTGTTGTGGATGTGGGGCTTGGTAGAGAGGAAGACTACGATGAACTGGATGTGAATAATCACATCGTCCTTGCAAAGCGGGGACTTATTAGCTTTACGATGAAGGCTAAAATTGCTAAAGAAAAAGGAGCGAAGGCGCTTATCGTTTATAATCATCTCCCAGGTGAATTTGCTGGTAGACTTGAAGAACCTGTAGATTTACCAGTCGTCAGTATTGAGAAAGAAGAAGGGGAACGTTTAGCTAAACAATTAGAGACGAATGATAACGAATATATAAGAACGATTTATCGCAAAGAGGAAGATCAAATTGCGCCTTTCAGCTCACGTGGCCCTGTGACGCATACATGGGATGTAAAACCTGATATAGTAGCCCCAGGCGTCCATATAGACAGTACTGTTCCAAGTGGTTATTTAGATTTAAACGGGACGAGTATGGCGGCCCCACACGTAGCAGGTGCGGTGGCTTTGATTAAACAAAAATATCCCGAATGGACGCCAGATCAAGTGAAAGCAGCTTTAATGAATACGGCAAAGCCTTTGAAAGATAAAAAAGGAAAAAGCCATCCACCACATGTTCAAGGGACAGGAAGAATACAAATAGATGAGGCTCTTTCAACGGAAACACTCGTATATCCTGGGCAGGTGAGCTTTGGCCAATGGTTGAGAACGGATAGCCGCTTAGAGAAACACGTGACATTCACAATAGAAAATTTATCAGATAAACGAAAAAAATACACTGTGGAACCTCCTTTTGAAGCGCCTGACGGAATCCAGTGGAAAGTCCCATTTTCAACTTATGTAGAACCGGGTGAAAAGAAAGATGTGACGGTGTCAATAGATGTTTTCCCTGCTGTTTTCGAAGAAGGCGTTTACAATGGCGAGATTATAGTGAAGGAAGGGACAGAAGAAATACGTGTTCCTTATATTTTTTTTGTGGAAGAGCCAGAATACCCTCGGCTTATGTCTTTTATGTTTGAGCGTGTGACAGCACCAGATACGTATCATTATGAGGTCTACCTACCAGGGGGCGCTGACGAAATGGGTATTGCCTTATATGATCCCGATACTTTTCGCTTTATCAGTTATTTAGATATGGAAAATGACTTGCACAGGGGAATGTTTGAAAAAAATATTGAAGTAGAAGGCGTGCCTGGCGGTATTTATAAAGCTTTAATCTTTGCTAGTAAAGGCAATAGAGAAGACACGATAGAGCAAATGATTTATTTAGGAGATTGAAGCAGTTTCTCAAGAGGGACTGCTTCTCTCCCTTGTGTAAAAAGATCTTAGAGATTTCTTTAAATTTAGAAAGACAGGACAACCAGATTTATGTATAATATAAAACGTGCGCAATGTCACAGTTTGTAGTTTTTGTGAAATGGCCTGAAAGCGTTTTATTCAATCGTTTCCAAAGTGCTGTTAGACCCCTATCATATTGACACGACCCTTTGCCTGTTGTACGATGACTAAGGATATTAGGCGCCTAAATAATCAGTTATACCAATGAAAAAATGAGTAAAAAGGTGGGGGACAATGACACGACCTTCCAAACAACGCCAATTCATAAGGGCTTTTGCACTAATGTCCACATTGACATCATACATTGTTGGTGCGGTTTTATTGAGTGTGTTTGGTGGTAGATGGTTGGACCAGCGTTTCGATGGAGGTGGGCTGTACCTCGTAATAAGCCTTCTTGCCGGTTTTATTACAGCGGCATATGGAATAGTGAAAGCTGTTCAGCAATTTATGGGAGACGATTCGTCATGAATGAACTGGAAAGCCTTTTAAAGCGCTATACGATCTACTCGGTTATTATAATCGGAAGCTTAATTTTAGGGACTTTGTTCATTTCAGACGCAACGTTTCTTGCTGGTATGGCTGTGGGGGCTATATTCAGTCTGTTGAATTTGTATAGTACATATTTCCAAGTGAAACGTTTGACCTCATCAGTCATGGATAGCAAAGTACGATTCTCGTTTGGGACGATAGGA
The DNA window shown above is from Salipaludibacillus agaradhaerens and carries:
- a CDS encoding S8 family serine peptidase; amino-acid sequence: MNSLASFLFYISFTRPSRVFGYVLFCFLVLCGLGVKVQAEDDSVPVFPERPEILSTTPSEQPSIYIVEAETDAELLAKRLENQVEGVTLRKLFSTLYNGFSIEVPINKVDEVRDMPGVVSVDELAFYEPYVDESIPFIGGTSGETNSLFTREDDTLTGKGVQVAVIDTGVDYNHPDLKHSFQGGFDIVDQDDDPMETVKTQGMPTLHGTHVAGIISANGKLKGVAPEADIYAYRALGPSGMGTTEQVIEAIEKAVVDGAEVINLSLGNTVNGPDWPTSKALDKAVDKGVVAVTSNGNSGPSLWTVGSPGTSAKAISVGASTPPLSIPYLITDTNRHHETPVQQMQKASLWDMKRAYPVVDVGLGREEDYDELDVNNHIVLAKRGLISFTMKAKIAKEKGAKALIVYNHLPGEFAGRLEEPVDLPVVSIEKEEGERLAKQLETNDNEYIRTIYRKEEDQIAPFSSRGPVTHTWDVKPDIVAPGVHIDSTVPSGYLDLNGTSMAAPHVAGAVALIKQKYPEWTPDQVKAALMNTAKPLKDKKGKSHPPHVQGTGRIQIDEALSTETLVYPGQVSFGQWLRTDSRLEKHVTFTIENLSDKRKKYTVEPPFEAPDGIQWKVPFSTYVEPGEKKDVTVSIDVFPAVFEEGVYNGEIIVKEGTEEIRVPYIFFVEEPEYPRLMSFMFERVTAPDTYHYEVYLPGGADEMGIALYDPDTFRFISYLDMENDLHRGMFEKNIEVEGVPGGIYKALIFASKGNREDTIEQMIYLGD
- a CDS encoding AtpZ/AtpI family protein; translation: MTRPSKQRQFIRAFALMSTLTSYIVGAVLLSVFGGRWLDQRFDGGGLYLVISLLAGFITAAYGIVKAVQQFMGDDSS
- a CDS encoding ATP synthase subunit I gives rise to the protein MNELESLLKRYTIYSVIIIGSLILGTLFISDATFLAGMAVGAIFSLLNLYSTYFQVKRLTSSVMDSKVRFSFGTIGRIIVVLLALLIAEEFPQYLDLTGVIIGLAFKYCILLIDPIFYFRTRSTG